ACGCCCGCGGGCACCGAGGTACGGGCCGTAATGTGGGCAAGGCGGCGGCCGTCTTTGCCGTCGGTGCGGTCGGCAGCCAGCTTTAGGGGGCCGTACTGCTGATACTCGGTCCAGCGGCGGCGGAAGGCGGGCTGGGCGTCGGTGGCTTTGGGGAAATAAGCCCACTCCTCCACCAGCTTGGTACGGGGGCTCACGTACACCTCGTACTTATTGTCGGGCGTGACGCCCACGTTTTTGAAAGTCATGTTCAGCACCTCGGCTGGCGTGCCGTCCATGAGCTGACCCGCGCCTTTGTAAGTCAGCGTTACGCCCGAATCCTTGAGCTTGAAGGGCATCAGCAGCCACCAGGAGTTGTTGACCCAAATCGGGTACATCCGGTCGAGCAGTTTCTTGCCTTTCTCGGTGGTCGAAATATCCTGCCCCTTGCTGTAGGTGTGGCCCTGCTTGGTATTGAGGTTGTACACGGCTACCAGCGTGTCCTTCTGCCAGCGGAAGTCGCCGGTTTGCTTGTCCCAGAGCTGGTAGGAGCCATCCAGGAAATCCCAGCCCAGCAGGCGCGTCTGCTGCCAGGCCGCGTAGCCGCCCATGCTGTGCATTACCGTATCGGCCCAGGCCTGGGCGCGGGCGTCGGAGCCGGCTTGGTCAAAGCCTTGGGCGGCGGGGTAGCTAACCACGCTGCCTTGCTTGGCCGAGGCGCCGGCCGACAGGTTTTGGGTAGGACTACAGGACGTGTGGCTACTGAGCAGTAGCAGCATACCGGCACCGGGCAGCAGATTCAGGAAGAGGCGTGGGAAAGGCATAGAACAGTGGTTGAGACGGGGCATTTGCGACCTGCCAAAGCTAGCAACTGTACGCAGACAAGATGGTTTCGGCTAGCTCAACCAAACGCCACTGCCATTAGCCCGTACTACCGCGTACGTATCCTTCCAGCTTTCCGCCCCATGGCCACACACTACCGCTTCTCCGATATTGTCGGCATCCTCAAAACCACGGCCAGCGAGTTCATGACCAACAACTCGTTTCGGCACGCCGCCGCCCTATCCTACTACACTATTTTCTCCCTGCCGCCCCTGCTACTCATTGTCATTACGGTGGCCAGTTCCATGTATGGGGCCGAGGCCGTAACGGGTCAGGTATATGGGCAGATGCGGGGCTTTCTGGGCGCCGACTCGGCCAAGTTTCTGCAAGATTCCATTGCCGAGTTTACCAAGCAGCAGAAGAGTGGGGTAGCTTCTATCATCGGCATCGGGGCGCTGATCTTTGCAGCTACCACCTTTTTTGTCACCCTGCAGGAAAGCATCAACGACATCTGGAACCTGAAGGTAAAGCCCCGCAACGGCATCTGGCAGTTTGTGCGCGACCGGCTCCTCTCCTTCGGCCTGATCCTGAGCGTAGCTCTATTACTGCTTATTTCCTTCGTGGTCAGTGCCGTGCTGAGCGCCTTCACGGGCCAGCTGCAGCAGTGGTTTCCGGAAATCGGCGTAGTCGTTATTCGCCTTGTCGACTTCATTTTGTCGCTGGCCGTCACGTCCCTGCTTTTCGCCCTGATTTACCGCTTTCTGCCCGATGCCATTATCCGCTGGCGTGACGTGGGCATCGGCGCCTTTATTACGGCCTTACTCTTTGTACTGGGTAAGTTTCTGATTGCCTTCTACATCGCCAAGGCCGATCCGGGTTCCGCCTTCGGGGCCGCCGGCTCGGCCATTGTGCTGCTGGTATGGGTCAACTACTCGGCTCTCATCATCTTCTTCGGGGCCGAGTTTACCCAGGAGTTTGCTGATGCCTTCGGGCAGAAAGTACAGCCCAAGTCCCACGCTGTGCGCATCGAAACCCGGGAAGTGCCCGAGGGCGAAACCAAGGAGGAAATCAGCACCGGCCGCCCCCGCTCCACGGGCCGCTTCCGCAGCTAGCAGCGGCCGTAGCAGAAGGGCCGCTACTGCTTGGAACGGGTGGAATAATGGAGCTATACCAAACTGTCCAACTGACGCGTTGCGGTAGTATCTCGTTCCCCCCTTTTCCCGGGCCAATGAAACAGCTTGTCTTCCTTGCACTATGTAGCTTACTGGCAAGCTGCAACGATACGGCCGACGACGACGCAGAGCAGCCTTCCTCTGAGCCCACGGCTCTTTACCGGGTTACCTTCGAGGCCACCTGGAGCGCCGCTACCCACCCGGGCAATTACCCGGCCGGGGCCCATTTCTCCCCGCTTATCGGGGTTTCCCACACCCACGATGCGGGAGCTAGTCTGTTCCAGCCCTCTTTGCCCGCCAGCCCCGGCATCAAAAACATGGCCGAGCTGGGCAATAATACCGCCCTGCGTACCGAAATCAACACGCTCATTGCCCAGGGCAAAGCTTTCCGGCTGCTTGACGGCCGCACTGCCACGGCCTCACCCGGCTCCCTCACCGACACCATCCGCCTGAGCCAGACCCACTCGGCCCTTTCGGTCGTCACGATGATAGCGCCCAGCCCCGACTGGTTTGCGGCCCTAACCGTTCACGACCTGTTCACGGGCCGCAGCTGGGCCGCCACGCGCCGCATTCCGGCCGTATTCTACGATGCCGGCACCGACAGCGGCCCCGACTACACATCTGCTGACCAGCCTACTACCCCGGTAGGCGTCGTTCGGGAAGTCAACAGCCTGGCCCCGCCCCTGGGCTACTTCGTGCTGGAGCGCATCAAGTAACGTCGTGCCTCCAAGCACCACAGTGCCGAAGAATTCATCGTACTTTTCGGCCCTTATGAAACGTCTCTTTCCTTTGCTGCTAGGCAGTCTAGCTTATTGCGCCACGGCTCAGGCAGCCGCGCCCCTGGCTGGCGACACGCTGCGCGGGCAGCACCAGTTTATTCAAACAGTGAGTGCCACCATGTGTGAACGGCTCGAAGAAGAGGGCAAAGCCAAGCCCCTGAACTCCTTCTCGACGGTTGAGGCCCAACTGACCATTTCGCGTATCACAGAAAGCAGCATTCAGGCGCA
Above is a genomic segment from Hymenobacter cellulosivorans containing:
- a CDS encoding YihY/virulence factor BrkB family protein — translated: MATHYRFSDIVGILKTTASEFMTNNSFRHAAALSYYTIFSLPPLLLIVITVASSMYGAEAVTGQVYGQMRGFLGADSAKFLQDSIAEFTKQQKSGVASIIGIGALIFAATTFFVTLQESINDIWNLKVKPRNGIWQFVRDRLLSFGLILSVALLLLISFVVSAVLSAFTGQLQQWFPEIGVVVIRLVDFILSLAVTSLLFALIYRFLPDAIIRWRDVGIGAFITALLFVLGKFLIAFYIAKADPGSAFGAAGSAIVLLVWVNYSALIIFFGAEFTQEFADAFGQKVQPKSHAVRIETREVPEGETKEEISTGRPRSTGRFRS
- a CDS encoding spondin domain-containing protein, which codes for MKQLVFLALCSLLASCNDTADDDAEQPSSEPTALYRVTFEATWSAATHPGNYPAGAHFSPLIGVSHTHDAGASLFQPSLPASPGIKNMAELGNNTALRTEINTLIAQGKAFRLLDGRTATASPGSLTDTIRLSQTHSALSVVTMIAPSPDWFAALTVHDLFTGRSWAATRRIPAVFYDAGTDSGPDYTSADQPTTPVGVVREVNSLAPPLGYFVLERIK